In Synechococcus sp. KORDI-100, a single window of DNA contains:
- a CDS encoding photosystem I reaction center subunit IV, with amino-acid sequence MTAIVKGSKVRIKRKESYWYNEVGVVASREKEPTKSRYPITVRFEKCNYYGLQGVDGGNTTNNFSEKELELVTA; translated from the coding sequence ATGACCGCGATTGTGAAAGGGTCAAAGGTTCGCATCAAACGCAAAGAGTCCTACTGGTACAACGAAGTGGGCGTTGTTGCCTCTCGCGAAAAAGAACCCACCAAGTCGCGCTACCCCATCACCGTTCGATTTGAAAAATGCAACTATTACGGCCTGCAAGGAGTTGATGGTGGAAACACCACCAATAACTTCAGCGAGAAAGAGCTGGAATTGGTGACGGCTTAA
- a CDS encoding calcium-binding protein — translation MVVQNFLSQILKKKVHPITGRSRGPLRNEDEQTAAPEPVDQAGDDPPTEDSQESGETPTNDDGIESDGGDASDEISGEDGRDDIDGGMGADLIDAGNGSDEVDGGKGDDSLDGGQGDDTLIGGLGDDTFVGGEGADLFDLSLGSDVIKDFNPEDGDRIILPDGQEFDLIQDGDDLVILLEDGSSRVLEGLSREAFEQQLQELILSLVAIKPVVTEIVLKDDDDQFFPEEATDEPLKIDALAGNDTVEASDGDDTLDGGDGDDTLIGGAGDDRMIGRRGNDLLIGGEGGDTYVLTRGNDTIEGFSLDQDRLLVLKGQKYASEEIDDERGQGLLINLFEDDENPKTDDPKSSTLILGIGKGELQAHNILIKSGDLEVPYSEAGDIKGVIKGSNDSDYERVDDDGVVEESGKGRLIGTKRDDVIAGRGGNDQLSGEEGDDILEGGEGVDTLLGGRGDDWLSGGGDSDVYIISRGNDTIDGFNKERDRVALLIGQEYETENTDQGLLVHLVDPDDDTIEHTTLFTGIQKGELTAENLLYINRAGRMVAQAASTVDDEGRLIIKGTEANNTFNGNDELDEFGSSSDNALDNQLSPRGVNIEGQAGNDILIGSHDSDEIKGEEDNDQLKGGRGNDKLEGGVGNDFLYGQGDDDHLFGESGDDLLSNGSGVDQETLNGGEGKDTFLIQAWGGASDELAATSARMATNTIIEDFGNGDDRVQLPIEYGYSNEYSVSFDNGEIIFQGDDWGFTIQGKDGVNVSELLTRNGIQRVAHDNRNTLVAKEYLGHLPAENTSGNLFEFDWTSDSASYEHSDGETYRNHLILMGGHDTIRGFDGTIDRIVKNGYVLQSISDERIIIDGIDGNEERIVINYKTPIEDDAERTLTLIDPILTAEQEDLLPSDQLLAVTDLDTTTTQQDVSGFPIDPLIVPEQSLNPVKNADEYQYSVNENIVSIQGLTASEDIRAIANDNPYAFYYDALLNPVGTPKNFELFDLPAYSINGGDGEDVIYGSTQNDTIDGGSQKDAIFALKGEDVIKVQGDQGVNDVIWGGDGFKQEQKLNKKGKSVKDSVTNQPVYVKTPEIDILLNASEDNQHLQLNGVVSNVITMNADNPLFDFDGTDGTDNENVKVEPNVNGIELIDLSEQDNPRKLLGTDKGNYFDLRGTSLLNLISSEEALGQDAADDEPWSRYSVALGDGDDLMYAPSSILDQASSDKKYSYQGWLGNDTIYGGKLGDLLFGGDDHDKLFGQGGNDEIDGESGDDRIHGHGGDDILNGGDGDDVLYGSGGNDELYGDVDGSTPSGEDYLHGGAGDDIYSGGGGRDRFLIKSTKIDKDESSETFGLSIHSPDALGENEILDFNIQEKGDYLLIVEPNNRVPSSKSYRYVLDDESPILLGGENVRYTPNGAENLVWQLDLSANTGLSREEFGRSGRIIHVSPEKTSDRTKVLFYGMNEGGDKGDEIQVIYPDWNKVKTKDWKLDRGKAEVHGLDGNDTLSGGAGLDSLFGENGADSLDGGAGDDFIVGGAQGDLIKGGIGDDRLDGNDHNDSIFGGVGSDSLRGMGHDDSLDGGVGDDTLDGGTGDDTLIGGEGEDIFVLSKGANLVVDFGFGGRNILRESDGNLNPLWDSVNPEVIEYTYEGETKPSTVLTYSFGDLQEEHTTILYGIGTLPEILPPEPEPEPEPEPGPDPDPIPEFEPEPVFPDLSNPGSPDDQSEASVVGEFPGESGSSADESTLDDQLLDGISADDNRLRIVTVEQNPDSEGFDQFTSGGRASQTMKGTKGTDKFRGKGGRDQLTGKQGNDYLYGGGDSDTLSGGSGTDVLLGRWGDDVLKGGSGNDLLYGGYQNDMMTGGPGQDVFLLSRESSGDVDVITDFNVAEDGIGLARAIDLQMTQEGSDLRITGLYGVNTLLLNVQKSDFLSSFPDNLSVVPVAQVEVI, via the coding sequence CATCCGATTACAGGGCGCAGTCGTGGCCCCTTACGCAACGAAGACGAGCAAACTGCTGCTCCTGAGCCGGTAGATCAGGCAGGAGATGATCCGCCAACCGAGGATTCACAAGAATCTGGTGAAACCCCCACCAACGATGATGGTATTGAATCCGATGGCGGTGATGCTTCTGATGAGATCTCCGGTGAGGATGGTCGAGACGATATTGATGGCGGGATGGGTGCGGATCTGATCGATGCAGGCAATGGTTCGGATGAAGTGGACGGTGGTAAAGGGGACGATTCGCTGGATGGTGGACAGGGTGACGACACATTGATTGGAGGTCTGGGAGATGACACTTTCGTCGGTGGTGAAGGTGCAGATTTGTTTGATCTGAGTTTGGGTAGTGATGTCATCAAGGACTTCAACCCTGAAGACGGCGACAGAATTATTCTTCCGGACGGTCAGGAATTTGACCTCATTCAGGATGGAGATGACTTGGTCATTCTTCTTGAAGATGGCAGTTCCCGGGTCTTAGAGGGATTGAGTCGTGAGGCCTTTGAGCAACAACTTCAGGAGTTGATCCTTTCGCTTGTAGCCATTAAGCCCGTTGTAACTGAAATTGTTCTCAAGGATGACGATGATCAGTTTTTCCCTGAAGAGGCAACTGATGAACCATTAAAGATTGATGCGCTGGCTGGTAACGACACTGTTGAAGCAAGCGATGGTGATGACACGCTTGATGGAGGAGATGGTGATGACACACTTATTGGGGGAGCTGGCGATGATCGCATGATCGGACGCCGGGGCAATGACCTATTGATTGGCGGCGAAGGCGGCGATACGTATGTTCTGACTCGCGGGAACGATACGATTGAAGGATTCAGCCTTGACCAGGATAGACTCCTTGTTCTCAAAGGTCAGAAATATGCCAGTGAAGAGATTGACGACGAACGTGGCCAGGGATTATTAATCAATCTTTTCGAAGACGACGAGAATCCAAAGACTGATGATCCCAAGAGCAGTACATTAATCCTAGGGATTGGTAAAGGTGAGCTTCAAGCCCACAACATTCTGATCAAGTCTGGTGATCTTGAAGTTCCCTACTCCGAAGCTGGTGATATCAAGGGTGTGATAAAGGGATCCAATGACAGTGATTATGAACGTGTTGATGATGATGGGGTAGTAGAGGAATCAGGTAAGGGCCGGCTGATCGGGACGAAACGTGATGATGTGATTGCTGGTCGTGGTGGGAATGATCAACTCAGTGGTGAGGAGGGAGACGACATCCTTGAGGGTGGCGAAGGTGTTGATACCCTGCTTGGTGGTCGCGGTGATGACTGGCTGAGTGGTGGCGGCGATAGTGATGTGTACATCATTTCCCGTGGTAACGACACGATTGACGGTTTCAACAAGGAACGCGATCGCGTTGCACTGCTGATTGGGCAGGAATACGAAACAGAAAATACCGATCAAGGTTTACTGGTTCATTTGGTGGATCCGGATGACGACACGATTGAACACACTACGTTGTTTACTGGTATCCAAAAAGGTGAGCTCACTGCTGAAAACTTGTTGTATATCAATCGCGCTGGGCGCATGGTTGCTCAAGCTGCTTCTACTGTTGATGATGAAGGGCGTTTAATCATTAAGGGTACTGAAGCTAATAACACGTTCAATGGTAATGATGAGCTCGATGAGTTCGGTTCGAGTTCTGATAACGCATTAGATAATCAGCTGTCTCCTAGAGGAGTCAACATCGAAGGACAGGCAGGTAACGATATTTTGATTGGTAGTCACGATTCAGATGAGATTAAAGGTGAAGAGGACAATGATCAACTCAAAGGAGGTCGTGGTAATGATAAATTGGAAGGAGGTGTAGGAAATGATTTTCTTTATGGGCAGGGTGATGATGACCATCTATTTGGCGAATCTGGAGACGACTTATTAAGTAACGGAAGTGGTGTTGATCAAGAAACCTTGAATGGTGGTGAAGGTAAAGATACGTTCTTGATTCAGGCTTGGGGAGGGGCCTCTGATGAACTTGCTGCAACATCAGCACGGATGGCTACAAATACGATCATCGAAGATTTTGGGAATGGTGATGATCGTGTTCAATTACCGATTGAATATGGATACAGTAATGAATATAGTGTCTCATTCGATAATGGTGAGATAATTTTCCAGGGTGATGACTGGGGCTTCACGATTCAAGGGAAAGACGGTGTAAATGTTTCTGAACTGCTGACGAGAAATGGTATTCAAAGAGTCGCTCATGATAATCGCAATACACTTGTTGCTAAAGAATACCTAGGTCACCTTCCGGCGGAAAATACTTCCGGCAATTTATTTGAATTTGATTGGACGTCGGACAGTGCCTCATATGAACATAGTGATGGTGAGACTTATAGGAATCATCTGATCTTAATGGGCGGCCACGACACCATTCGCGGCTTCGACGGAACTATTGATCGTATCGTCAAAAATGGTTATGTCTTGCAGTCGATCAGTGATGAACGCATAATTATTGATGGCATTGATGGGAATGAAGAACGTATTGTGATCAATTACAAGACTCCGATCGAAGACGATGCTGAGCGGACCTTAACGTTGATTGATCCAATCTTGACGGCTGAGCAGGAAGATTTATTGCCTTCTGATCAGTTATTAGCTGTCACAGATCTTGATACAACAACAACACAGCAGGATGTCTCGGGATTTCCTATTGATCCATTGATCGTTCCTGAACAGTCTCTCAATCCCGTAAAGAATGCTGATGAGTATCAATATAGTGTCAACGAAAATATTGTCTCTATTCAAGGTCTTACAGCTTCGGAAGACATCAGGGCGATTGCAAACGACAATCCGTATGCCTTTTATTACGACGCTCTTCTCAATCCAGTAGGCACGCCGAAAAACTTTGAACTCTTCGACTTACCTGCTTATTCGATCAATGGCGGCGACGGTGAAGATGTGATTTATGGGTCCACTCAAAACGATACGATTGATGGTGGCAGTCAAAAAGATGCAATCTTTGCTTTAAAGGGAGAAGATGTCATCAAGGTGCAGGGAGACCAGGGAGTCAATGATGTTATTTGGGGAGGTGATGGTTTCAAGCAAGAGCAAAAGCTGAATAAAAAAGGCAAATCAGTGAAGGATTCTGTGACGAACCAACCAGTTTACGTGAAAACACCAGAAATCGATATTTTGCTAAACGCCTCTGAGGACAATCAGCACTTGCAGTTGAATGGTGTGGTCTCCAATGTGATAACGATGAATGCAGATAATCCTCTGTTTGATTTTGACGGAACAGACGGAACAGATAACGAAAATGTAAAAGTTGAACCCAATGTGAATGGAATTGAACTGATTGATCTCAGTGAACAGGACAACCCGCGAAAGCTACTTGGTACAGACAAAGGTAACTACTTTGATCTTCGCGGTACTTCACTTCTTAATTTGATCAGTTCCGAAGAAGCTCTGGGCCAAGATGCAGCAGACGATGAACCATGGTCGCGATATTCAGTTGCTCTTGGAGATGGTGATGATTTGATGTATGCACCTTCCTCGATTCTTGATCAGGCGAGTTCCGATAAAAAATATTCATATCAGGGCTGGTTAGGTAACGACACGATATATGGGGGCAAGTTAGGAGATCTCCTCTTTGGAGGTGATGATCACGACAAATTGTTTGGGCAAGGAGGAAACGACGAGATCGATGGAGAATCAGGAGACGACAGGATTCATGGTCACGGAGGTGACGACATACTGAATGGTGGCGATGGTGATGATGTTCTATATGGTTCAGGCGGGAATGATGAACTTTATGGAGATGTTGATGGTAGTACTCCTTCAGGTGAGGATTATTTACATGGTGGTGCAGGAGATGATATTTATTCTGGAGGTGGAGGAAGGGACCGTTTCCTGATTAAGTCAACCAAAATTGATAAAGATGAGAGTTCCGAGACGTTTGGTTTGTCAATCCATAGTCCTGATGCCTTAGGCGAGAATGAAATTTTAGATTTCAACATTCAAGAGAAAGGAGATTACTTGCTGATTGTCGAACCGAATAATCGTGTTCCCAGTTCAAAGAGTTATCGATATGTGCTCGATGATGAGTCTCCAATTTTGCTCGGTGGTGAAAATGTCAGATATACACCCAATGGCGCGGAAAACTTGGTATGGCAGCTAGATCTTTCTGCAAATACAGGACTTTCTAGAGAGGAATTTGGACGATCTGGTCGTATTATTCACGTCAGCCCAGAGAAAACCTCCGATCGCACCAAGGTTCTCTTTTATGGGATGAATGAGGGGGGTGATAAAGGTGACGAAATTCAAGTCATCTATCCAGACTGGAACAAAGTTAAAACGAAGGATTGGAAGTTGGATCGTGGCAAGGCGGAAGTCCACGGGCTTGACGGTAATGACACACTGTCTGGTGGCGCAGGCCTCGACTCACTGTTTGGTGAGAATGGTGCAGATAGCCTTGATGGTGGAGCTGGCGACGATTTTATTGTTGGTGGTGCTCAAGGTGATTTGATTAAGGGAGGAATTGGTGACGATCGATTAGATGGTAATGACCATAACGACAGTATTTTTGGTGGTGTGGGAAGTGATTCCTTGCGGGGGATGGGGCACGATGACTCCCTCGATGGTGGCGTTGGTGATGACACTCTTGATGGAGGAACCGGAGACGACACATTGATTGGTGGCGAAGGTGAGGATATCTTCGTTCTTTCTAAAGGAGCTAATTTAGTTGTTGACTTTGGTTTTGGTGGCAGAAATATTCTGCGCGAATCTGATGGCAATTTGAATCCTCTCTGGGATTCAGTAAATCCAGAAGTCATTGAATATACATACGAGGGTGAAACAAAACCCTCCACAGTTCTGACCTATTCCTTTGGTGATTTGCAAGAAGAACACACCACAATTCTCTACGGCATTGGAACGCTTCCTGAAATCCTGCCTCCAGAACCCGAACCAGAACCCGAACCCGAGCCTGGGCCTGACCCCGATCCAATTCCTGAGTTTGAACCAGAGCCCGTTTTCCCAGATTTGAGTAATCCTGGTTCGCCAGATGATCAGAGTGAAGCCTCCGTCGTTGGAGAGTTCCCCGGCGAGTCCGGCTCAAGCGCTGATGAGTCCACATTGGATGATCAGCTCCTCGATGGCATCTCCGCTGACGACAATCGCTTGCGTATTGTCACCGTTGAGCAGAATCCCGACTCGGAAGGATTCGATCAATTCACATCCGGTGGGCGTGCAAGCCAAACAATGAAAGGCACAAAGGGTACCGATAAGTTCAGAGGCAAGGGAGGCAGAGATCAGTTAACAGGTAAACAGGGAAATGATTACCTTTACGGAGGCGGCGATAGCGATACGTTGAGTGGTGGCAGTGGGACTGATGTGTTGCTGGGTCGTTGGGGTGACGATGTTCTAAAGGGCGGTTCCGGGAACGATCTGCTCTATGGGGGTTATCAGAACGACATGATGACTGGAGGTCCAGGCCAGGACGTGTTCCTGTTGTCGAGGGAATCATCTGGGGACGTTGATGTCATTACCGATTTCAATGTGGCTGAGGATGGCATTGGCTTGGCAAGAGCCATCGACTTGCAGATGACCCAGGAAGGATCTGACTTGAGAATTACGGGTTTATACGGCGTTAATACTCTTCTTCTGAATGTACAAAAAAGTGATTTCCTTTCCTCCTTCCCTGATAATTTATCGGTTGTTCCAGTGGCACAGGTTGAGGTGATCTAG